The window tgggcagcaagaagaagaagttggcTGTTGCAGCTGCGCCCACACAAACACTCGAGGTCAAGCCTGCCGTCCCTGCTGGCGTTGGCTTTGTCGACTTCTCTGACGATCTTGATGCCGAttacgatgacgatgatctCATCGACGAGGACACTCTCATGACGGAAGATGATCTCAAGCGGCCTATCAACATCCGTATGCTTTGACCCCCTCCCCCCACATATCATTGACTTCTCAAATTCATATATACTGACTTATTCGAATGTAGCTCCTGAATGCCAGCCTAAGGCTGGTAAGCGACGCCGCGCTTGTAAGGATTGCAGCTGCGGTCTCGCCGAACGCCTCGCCGCCGAAGACGAGGCCAAGCGTGCTGCCGCCGACGAGAAACTCAAGAGCGTCAAGCTCGCCGTTGATGACCTCGCCGAGATCGATTTCACCGTGCAGGGCAAAGTTGGCTCCTGCGGCAACTGCGCTCTGGGCGATGCTTTCCGCTGTGACGGATGCCCTTATGTCGGACTGCCGCCGTTTAAGCCTGGTGAAGAAGTCAGGCTGTTGAACAATGAGATCCAGCTGTGAAGCTAGTTCATTTACGTTGTGATTGGGTTTCTGTTATCATGATTATGGGCGAATTACTGTTATTGTCATTGGGTGAATTGCATATTGGAGTCGGGGGGCTTTTTAGGACATCTGCCATTATTTGGCTGGATACGGGTTAACGATATTAGAGGGGACAGTGAATCCAAAGGGTCGCTGAAAATAGCGGGCTAGAAGGCCCTTTCTCGTCCCCTCTGCACGGCGTTTATTGACGAGGGCACTTTACCATGTGCTACTTCTAGAGAATCAGAATATATATCTATCTTTGCTTAACACCGAACCAAAAACGCCATGTGAAATTTTGAAGGCGAATCGATGATAACGACGCCCAAAATTAGCTCCCCAATCCCACCACTAATACCTAGTTGGTAGCTAATAAGAATTCGAGTAGGTCTCATGTTTGAGTTGCAATATTGCTGTTTTGTATGCAAATTTATGGCACCGCCCATCCTTCCTACGCCTCTAATTCGAACCTTGTTGATGCctgttctctttcttctcagggccagccgccgccgatTCATCATCGCTATCATCGTCTCCTCCCACGGTGTATTTACTCTCTGAGGCAGTCGGTGTCTCCACATGCAAGTCATCCAGAGTGGTTTCGTCAAAATCCGCCGCCTCGACATCTTCGCGCCGTCTGCGGGAAGAGAAGTTCAGACGAGAGCCATTTCGGCTCGAAGGCTCGCTGCCGCTGAGTGCCCTGTAGGTAGCACGCGCTTTGCGCTGGCGCCAGATGAAGTATCCCCAGGCCAGAGCAgcaacgatgacgatggccaAGACAATTTCACCTGATCTTTGGTAAGCGGCCCATTTGGCTGCATCGATCTTCTTGTGcgtctcctcttctttaGCCTGGGTGTTGTTAGATGCCCCACCGACCGTCGTCTCGACGCCCTTTTCGCCGTCGATGCGGCTGTCAGTAGGCACGCCGCCAATGCTGCTAATGTCGACTCCCATAAACCTGTCCAACATGTCGCGTGTGCGGCGAGGATAATCAAACGGCACCATGTGAGACGAGTTATGGAACAAAACGTAAGTCAGGTTGCGGGCCTCTTGCCAGAAGCCAGCAACTTCACCCTCGAAAGTCCAGTTTCGACGAGGGGCCCAGTTTCCTGGAGCTAGCTCAAAGCCCTTGCCTCCGTTCCATTCCATGTTATTGATCATATTCTCAGTACCGACGTGGTTGCAAATAAAATCTTCCGCTCctgaaaacaaaagaatagGGACTTCTGCCAGAAGATCGGGGAGGATATCGACTGAAGGTGGCGTGTTTTTGGCCTTGAAATTCGAGCCTACTGCTCCATTGCACTCTTGCCAGCCAGCTGATTTGGCGCTATTGATGTGAAGCGCTTGTATAACGTCGGATCTCCTCAGATATGGAGTAATACTGGTCAAATCCGGGGGCCAGTTCATTCCACAGGCGGGATATGAGTCTCTGAGACGGACATCGTACATGTTCCAGCAGGCATCCTTTCCATTCCCATTCTTGGTCATAGAGAGAATTGAACTGAGGATGCCCTCGCAGTCGGGGTAGTCGACGTGCCCCGGGTCGCTGCCCATTTTGTTTTGGCAAATTCGAATGGTAGACTGCAGCTTCTTGGCGACGTCTGAGTCTTTCGTAAGGAGTCCCTTTTTGAAAAGGAATGGAAGGTAGCTGTCGTACTGGTCTCTTGGGGAGATCCATCCATTTCCAATTAACAATCCCTTTAGGTTCCAAgcctccctctctttcttttcctgaATCTTCTGCTTGTTGCGAGCCACAATCGCTTTGGCAATGTAAGGGATGTACTGTCCAGCGTACGACTCACCCGCAAAGTAAAGCTAATGTATCGTTAGAACACACGTCTTGTTCGCCAAGCCGGAATACTCACATCGTCATGCTCGTACTCAGGGAACAGTTCGAAGAACTTCTCCATAAAGATGACGAATTGGTCTGCCATTTCATCCAGCTCATGAGTATAACTGTCTGTGTCGACATAGCTGAAGCCAACGCCGACCGGATTGTCGACGAATAAAAGGTTTGCGAACTCGTGCCATGATCCATTGTTCGGGACCAAAGTGTGATCGTCCTTGAGCCTGTACGGCCCAATCTCCATCAACGCACCATCCTCAGAGCTGCACCCTGGCCCGCCGTTCAGCCATACTACGGTTCGTTGACGGTTTGCAATGTGCTGGTTCTGGAAATGCCAGAAGAACAGGTTTCCGTTGTGTTCGGGGGTGATTTCGATGTGTCTATAAGATCGGAGAAGATACGCGCGTCAGCCATCAGAA is drawn from Trichoderma asperellum chromosome 4, complete sequence and contains these coding sequences:
- the DRE2 gene encoding electron carrier (EggNog:ENOG41~BUSCO:EOG092D4A2D) — encoded protein: MAPSVVMIDTSDDFSFAAPVAATEKKRTLLLAPPSLASHPTALTNVLSQHDRSTTDLQMIDRLSAGLVNLPSATYDLVLVLADASSSLNEVFPLLTRNILGPVAESLKPKGRLQSQNGSELAQNAALAKEAVLAGLVASNGGFDKPDYGDNEGVVSLKLGSKKKKLAVAAAPTQTLEVKPAVPAGVGFVDFSDDLDADYDDDDLIDEDTLMTEDDLKRPINIPPECQPKAGKRRRACKDCSCGLAERLAAEDEAKRAAADEKLKSVKLAVDDLAEIDFTVQGKVGSCGNCALGDAFRCDGCPYVGLPPFKPGEEVRLLNNEIQL
- the KEX1 gene encoding Cell death protease (SECRETED:SignalP(1-26)~MEROPS:MER0006006~BUSCO:EOG092D1U19~TransMembrane:1 (n11-19c24/25o523-540i)) — protein: MPSARPASWRWLAMTLATLWPALSAAEQSKNAADFYVRGLPGLAQDSLAVKMHAGHIEITPEHNGNLFFWHFQNQHIANRQRTVVWLNGGPGCSSEDGALMEIGPYRLKDDHTLVPNNGSWHEFANLLFVDNPVGVGFSYVDTDSYTHELDEMADQFVIFMEKFFELFPEYEHDDLYFAGESYAGQYIPYIAKAIVARNKQKIQEKKEREAWNLKGLLIGNGWISPRDQYDSYLPFLFKKGLLTKDSDVAKKLQSTIRICQNKMGSDPGHVDYPDCEGILSSILSMTKNGNGKDACWNMYDVRLRDSYPACGMNWPPDLTSITPYLRRSDVIQALHINSAKSAGWQECNGAVGSNFKAKNTPPSVDILPDLLAEVPILLFSGAEDFICNHVGTENMINNMEWNGGKGFELAPGNWAPRRNWTFEGEVAGFWQEARNLTYVLFHNSSHMVPFDYPRRTRDMLDRFMGVDISSIGGVPTDSRIDGEKGVETTVGGASNNTQAKEEETHKKIDAAKWAAYQRSGEIVLAIVIVAALAWGYFIWRQRKARATYRALSGSEPSSRNGSRLNFSSRRRREDVEAADFDETTLDDLHVETPTASESKYTVGGDDDSDDESAAAGPEKKENRHQQGSN